One genomic region from Nocardioides plantarum encodes:
- a CDS encoding flavin-containing monooxygenase has product MSTPEHVDVLIVGAGLSGIGAACQLRTGHPGRTVALLEAREASGGTWDLFRYPGIRSDSDMFTFGYKWRPWPSDTALADGALILDYVRTVAEEYGVDKLIRYRSKVTAASWDSETARWTVTIDHDGTELTMTAGFLWGATGYYDYEGGHAPVFPGREDFEAAGGQVVHPQFWPEDLDYSDKKVVVIGSGATAVTLVPSMAPTAAKVTMLQRTPTYILPQPAKDPLAVALRRLPTRLSSPIVRSANIAKLVANYQLAQRLPDVSRKLVRRVTERQLPEHLSYDEHFQPPYNVWDQRLCVVPNSDLFRALRSGKADVVTDTIDTFTDTGIRLSSGKELEADIIVSATGLRLKLFGGIAVTVDGEPFVAHETMTYKGLMVSGIPNFVFTIGYTNASWTLKADLVGDYVVRLLRHMDDTGVRAVVPVKDESVGERPFMDLASGYVQRALDGLPRQGDRAPWALKQNYYVDVRSIRTGKIDDGVLQFD; this is encoded by the coding sequence ATGAGCACTCCCGAGCACGTCGACGTCCTCATCGTGGGCGCCGGCCTGAGCGGCATCGGCGCCGCCTGCCAGCTGAGGACCGGCCACCCCGGCCGCACCGTTGCGCTCCTCGAGGCGCGCGAGGCGAGCGGCGGTACGTGGGACCTGTTCCGCTACCCCGGCATCCGCTCCGACTCCGACATGTTCACGTTCGGCTACAAGTGGCGGCCCTGGCCCAGCGACACCGCGCTGGCCGACGGCGCGCTGATCCTCGACTACGTGCGCACCGTCGCCGAGGAGTACGGCGTCGACAAGCTCATCCGCTACCGCTCCAAGGTCACCGCCGCGAGCTGGGACAGCGAGACGGCCCGCTGGACGGTCACGATCGACCACGACGGGACCGAGCTCACCATGACCGCCGGGTTCCTCTGGGGGGCCACCGGCTACTACGACTACGAGGGGGGCCACGCGCCCGTCTTCCCGGGGCGCGAGGACTTCGAGGCCGCCGGCGGCCAGGTCGTCCACCCGCAGTTCTGGCCCGAGGACCTCGACTACTCGGACAAGAAGGTGGTGGTCATCGGCTCCGGCGCGACCGCGGTGACGCTGGTGCCGTCGATGGCGCCGACCGCCGCCAAGGTGACCATGCTGCAGCGCACGCCGACCTACATCCTCCCGCAGCCCGCGAAGGACCCGCTCGCCGTGGCGTTGCGCCGCCTCCCGACCAGGCTGAGCTCCCCGATCGTCCGCAGCGCCAACATCGCCAAGCTGGTCGCCAACTACCAGCTCGCCCAGCGGCTGCCCGACGTCTCCAGGAAGCTCGTCCGCCGCGTCACCGAGCGCCAGCTCCCCGAGCACCTCTCCTACGACGAGCACTTCCAGCCGCCCTACAACGTCTGGGACCAGCGCCTGTGCGTCGTCCCCAACAGCGACCTGTTCCGCGCGCTGCGCTCGGGCAAGGCCGACGTCGTGACCGACACCATCGACACGTTCACCGACACGGGCATCCGGCTCTCCTCCGGCAAGGAGCTCGAGGCCGACATCATCGTCAGTGCGACCGGGCTCAGGCTCAAGCTGTTCGGCGGCATCGCGGTGACCGTCGACGGAGAGCCGTTCGTGGCCCACGAGACCATGACCTACAAGGGCCTGATGGTCAGCGGCATCCCCAACTTCGTCTTCACCATCGGCTACACCAACGCCTCCTGGACCCTCAAGGCCGACCTCGTCGGTGACTACGTCGTCCGGCTCCTGCGCCACATGGACGACACCGGCGTCCGGGCCGTGGTCCCGGTCAAGGACGAGAGCGTCGGCGAACGCCCCTTCATGGACCTCGCCTCGGGCTACGTCCAGCGTGCCCTCGACGGCCTGCCGCGCCAGGGCGACCGGG